The DNA sequence AAATAATTCTGAAGTTTTCCAATCGCTACTTCCTGAACTTCAGGAAAGAGAATTTTGACTTCTTTTACCAATTCAGGATTATCCATTTTATAGAGGTTCAGCTCGTTTTTCAATTCATTGACCTGTAAATCCTTTTCGGTGATATTGTTTTTTTGAAGATTGATTTCACTTAAAATTTCTTTCTTGAGATCACTGGTGTTTTGCTTGATAACAAGGTGGGTGTTCGTTATTCCGAAATCAGGGAGTGAGGCATTGAATTTTTTTATTTCTGTACTGTCAAATTTAGTGGATAAAAAGACCAGCTCAATAGATTTAGGATTTGCATTGTAATCCACTTTTTTATAGATCACCGTATAACCTTTCTTTGAAAACTCTTCATTAACAAAATTTTCTACGTTTTGGTTGTATTTTTTTTGATTCAATAAATTATATGCTAAATAACAGCTGGGAACAATCATCACAATGATCAATATCGAAATTCCATATCGGATTCTCTTTTCAAAAGCTTTGTTAGTCGTCTCAACAGCCTGATATTTAAGAAACTTGATAATAAGAAATGTAGAGATACAAATGAAGAAACAGTTGATGGTATATAAATAAAATGCACCCGCTACAAATGACCAGTTACCCGTTGCGATACCAAAACCAGCGGTACATAATGGTGGCATTAAAGCAGTCGCAATAGCAACTCCGGGAATAGGGTTTCCTTTTTCAACCCGGGTAATGGATACCGCACCTACAATTCCACCGAAAAAGGCAATCAGGACATCATAGATATTAGGAGATGTTCTTGCCAGTAGCTCGGACTGGATGTCCTTGAAAGGGCTTAAATAAAAATATAAACTGGAAACGGTTAAACTGACCACCGTAGCGATCAGCAAATTTTTCATGGATTTTTTTAAAAGGCTGAAATTAAAAGTGGCTAATGCAAAACCTGCTCCTACAATAGGTCCCATGAGAGGGGAGATCAGCATGGCACCGATAATTACCGCCGTTGAGTTTACATTTAATCCTACTGAAGCAATAAGTATGGCGCATGAAAGAATCCAAAGGTTAGCTCCCCGGAAGGAAACATTACTGGTAACATTTTCAAGAACCAGAGCCGGGTTTTCTTCACCGGTATGCAGGTTTAAAAAGTCAGAAATCGTTTTTCTCATAAATGTGTGTTTAAAAAAGTAAAAACGACGGGATGAAAAAGTTTCAGCCCGTCGGGTCAAATATACATGTTTCGTATTAATTACAAAAGATGGCTTTTATTTGCCATCAAACATTTTTAGAAGATTTTCAATGGCATTCTGAGAATGCAGCATGGCAGTATTATCCAAAGTAATTTTAGTCACCTTAGAGGCTCTCTTTTGCATTTGTTTTTCGAAATGAGAAATAGCTGTTTTCACATCTTCAAATGCTCCGCTCGTTAAACATTCAGCGAGTTCATACGCATCCTGCATAGCCATATTTACGCCTTCTCCGGCATAGGGTGGCATTCGGTGGGCAGCATCACCAAGCATTGTAAGATTTGGAAGTGTTTCCCAGGTTTGATCAAGAGGATAATGATACTGTGGACGAACCACAAATGAAGATTCATTGGTGGTAAATAATTCCTGCCAGCTCTCATCCCATGTTCCACATTCTTTCTTAAACCATTCAGAAATCTGATCTTTATTGTTAAAGTCAATTCCGGATTCTTTTGCCCAGTTTTCATCTACATTACATCCTGTATAAAAGGTAAGAGTTCCATCTCCTTTTGTACTGAATAATAAAGTTTTTCCCTCATCTAAAGCAAACATTTTTCCTCCCTCAACAAGTTTCCAAAGCTTCGGTGCATTCATTTCAGCGTTATAGATATTTCCTTCAACCATTGTAACTCCTGAATAAATAGGCAGGATATCTGTAATATAAGGTCGTATTTTAGAATTAGCCCCATCTGCAGCGATTACGATATCTGCATAATAAGAGTTGCCATTTTTGAAATATAATACCCAGCCATCACCATTTTTCTCCATTGATAGGAATTGGCTATCCCAAACTACAGTATCCGGCTTTAAGGTTTCCAGTAACATTTTCCTAAGCGGAGCTCTGTCGATTTCGGGACGGTCTTCTTCATGAGCACTTCCTGAATGATGTTCATCGAGGTATAGGCTAAGGTTTTTATCTACAACTTTTAGTTTCCCTGCATCCGGGCGGTAATTAGCTTTAAAAGCATCGATCAATCCAGCTCTTCGAAGCGCTTCCAGTCCAGATTCTTCATGAAGATCGAGAGTAGCACCCTGAACGCGGACATCCTTATGTTCGTCACGCTCATATACATGAACGTCGGCATTTTGAAGCTGTAAAAGTCTTGCTAAAGTTAGCCCTCCCGGACCTCCTCCAATAATGGCTATTTTTTTATTTTGTATAATCATCATATTTAAATTAATGATGCAAAATTACTTTTTGGGGAGAACGGAAAATTGTATAAATCGGTCGTTTTTGTTCTGACTGAGTTCTTTGGGTAGAAATCCGGAAAGCCTTTTGATCTCTTTAATAAAATGGGACTGGTCACTGAAGTTTTGTTCAGGAAATAATTTCCCTTCTTTAATATGCTTGAAAGAGGCTCTGAAACGGAGAATTCCACAATAGGCTTTTAAAGAAATACCATACTGTTGATTAAAATACCGGTTGATCTGCCGCTCACTCCATATTACCTTTTCTGAAAGTTCTTTGATGGGAATCGCCCCATTGGATAAGTAGATGAAGTTAAAAAGCTTCAACTTTCGCTCATCAATTTTCTGATGAGAAAGTTCAGCTTGTATTTTTTCTGATGCTTTCAAGCAGAATTGATCAAAATCTGTCATATCATCAACCGTAAATCCCCAAAAATCAATGGGTAGATTTTTAGCATAATTTAAAAGCTCTGAAACACTTTCATGCAGAATATATTCGGTGGCCAGCAGATTAAAACTGATCGCGAAAGTTTTGATTTTTTCTGCAATGACAATTTCTTCAGGGTGGGTGCCGATACCTAAAAGAACAATATGGAAAGGCTGCGTTGGGGATTGCGAGAAAATCACATCTATCCGTCCATCAGGTAAAAGAACAACTTCTTTATTGTCCGAAGGATTATCCAACATCCAGAAACTTTCTACAAAGTCTTTGAGAAAGGGATCAGGAAGTTTAGAGTTATAAATAAGATCATTCATCAAGCAAAAAAAAGATTTTTTTTATAAAGTAAATGCGATTTAAATTATTCAAAATTATCAAAAGTTTTTTGTTGATTTTCTCCATCTTCAGGAATATAAGTTCTCATACCCAATATAAAAATTCAGTAAGGTCTTCTGCGATCATTAGTATTATTGTTGATTGCGTAAGTTATTCAAAAAATCTTCAGGGTTTACTAAAAACCTGTAATTATCAGATAAAGTAATTAATTTATATACTTCATTTCGTTCCGGCCGTATCAGATTTCCTTTCACATCCAATAATAGGCAGTTGTATTTTTTTGCAATTTCAATAAATTGATTTAAAAAGACTAAACCACTTTCTCTTAGATCAGCTCTAAAGTAAAGCTCTTCTATCTTTTCAGATTGTTTGTCTAGTACTAAAGAGGCATCGTGATCAATACTATTTACAATATAATATTTCCAATAATAGGAATTAGAATTTTTTATAACATGAGTAGGGAATAGTTTACTGATATAATAAATTATTTCGGTAGGTGAAACATGAATTGAGTCCCACCAATCTATACTTAAAGCATCTTCGAAAAAGTCTGACGATTCCAAGAGATTATCCTTTTTTAGATGATAATGCTCAATTCTTTCTTCAAAATTAATATCTAATTTTGGAGGAATCATTCCCAATATATCCAATACTCCTTTTTCGGGGATTAAGTTTAATTTAAACTGATGAATAGCCATTATTTAATATTGCACTTGTCTTTTTAACAAGATAATTTCAGGAAGTGAAATTAAATAAAATTTAGAGAATTTAAATTTATGCCAATGGTAGCTCAAAATAAAAAGTACTTCCCTGATTTGGAGAACTCTTCACCCCAATTTTACCATCCTGTTTTTCGATAAAGTTTTTTGAAATGGCCAAACCAAGACCTGTTCCATTCTGATGTTCTCCCGGAACCTGAAAATATCGGTCGAAGATCTGACGGTGGTATTTTTCATCGATGCCACTTCCGGTATCTGTAATGCTGAACTGAATCATAGCGTCAGATTTTTCCACTTGAATCTTAATACTCTCATCCTGAAAAGAATGTTTGATCGCATTACTCAGGAAATTATTCATTACCCAAACCGTTTTATCAAAATCTGCGGAAACAAAATCATCATCGGCCATTAGGAAATTTGTTGTAACAGCAATATTCTTTTGCTCAGCTAGTTTTTCTACATTTTTGACAGCTGTAAGGACGATTTCTTTTGGTGAGCAGCTTTTAATATTTAACCGGATGTTTCCCGTTTCTACCTGTGATAGATTGAGTAATTCTCCGGTAATATCTAATAACCTTTGACCATCATCATTAATACTTTTTAAAAGCTCTTGCTGCTGGCTATTCAAATCACCAAATTTTTGATTTCCTAAAAGCTGGACTCCCATCTTTATAGCAGCAATAGGGGTTTTAAGCTCATGCGAGATGGTTGCTATAAAATTGGTTTTTGCAAAATCAAGCTCTTTAAAAGGAGTGATATTTCGTAGGAGAATTACTTTTCCAATATATTTTTTCTCCTTTTCTCCTGTCTTTGCGATATTAATGGGAACGATTTCCTGTTCAAAATAGTTCTCCTTATTATCCGTAACAATTTTGATAGGATCTTTTACCGGATGATCCATATTTTTAAGAAGTTCCCTGATCAGATCATTATTGACAGCAACTTCATGAGCCGTTTTTCCAATGATCTCTTCTTTTCGAAGATTGGTAATATTCAAAGCTTCATCATTGATCATATAGATATGATGATTTTCATCCAGGCCAATGACGGCATCATGCATATTATTGACGAGTGTTTCAATTCGCTTTTTATCCATCAGCTGGGTAGAAAGCGAACTGCTTTCATACTCCTGTAATTTCTCGGCCATAATATTAAAGGAATTGGCAAGGTCATTAAACTCCTCACTTCCTTTAAAATGAACTCTTTCGCTATAATTTTTATTGGCGATCTGTTTGATACTAAACGTTAATTGATTAATCGGTTCAGCAATCGTTTGTGGTAAATTAAATAAAAGGGTAAACGCAATCAGGAAACAAACAGTTCCTATGCTGACGATCCAGAAAGTGGCACGTTCAGCAGTGATAATTGCCGTATCACTTTTACGTTCAATCCCCTTCATATTCAGAGACATGATCTTTACTAAATCTTCACGGATAAGTTTTTCTTTTTTGTAGTCTGGCTGCTTCAGATAACTGGCAAAGTGGATCTTAAGATTTTGAGTAACTTCTTTTTCTCCGATTTCTGATAGGTTATGTTCCTGTAAAGTGTTATTT is a window from the Chryseobacterium sp. T16E-39 genome containing:
- a CDS encoding helix-turn-helix domain-containing protein translates to MNDLIYNSKLPDPFLKDFVESFWMLDNPSDNKEVVLLPDGRIDVIFSQSPTQPFHIVLLGIGTHPEEIVIAEKIKTFAISFNLLATEYILHESVSELLNYAKNLPIDFWGFTVDDMTDFDQFCLKASEKIQAELSHQKIDERKLKLFNFIYLSNGAIPIKELSEKVIWSERQINRYFNQQYGISLKAYCGILRFRASFKHIKEGKLFPEQNFSDQSHFIKEIKRLSGFLPKELSQNKNDRFIQFSVLPKK
- a CDS encoding ATP-binding protein — encoded protein: MKLKTKLTLGVGLLFLLIVLLSVVGSVYINKLKSDTEKILTANYNSLEYSKNMLIALDRMSTDSVVSVRDFEKNNTLQEHNLSEIGEKEVTQNLKIHFASYLKQPDYKKEKLIREDLVKIMSLNMKGIERKSDTAIITAERATFWIVSIGTVCFLIAFTLLFNLPQTIAEPINQLTFSIKQIANKNYSERVHFKGSEEFNDLANSFNIMAEKLQEYESSSLSTQLMDKKRIETLVNNMHDAVIGLDENHHIYMINDEALNITNLRKEEIIGKTAHEVAVNNDLIRELLKNMDHPVKDPIKIVTDNKENYFEQEIVPINIAKTGEKEKKYIGKVILLRNITPFKELDFAKTNFIATISHELKTPIAAIKMGVQLLGNQKFGDLNSQQQELLKSINDDGQRLLDITGELLNLSQVETGNIRLNIKSCSPKEIVLTAVKNVEKLAEQKNIAVTTNFLMADDDFVSADFDKTVWVMNNFLSNAIKHSFQDESIKIQVEKSDAMIQFSITDTGSGIDEKYHRQIFDRYFQVPGEHQNGTGLGLAISKNFIEKQDGKIGVKSSPNQGSTFYFELPLA
- a CDS encoding DUF389 domain-containing protein is translated as MRKTISDFLNLHTGEENPALVLENVTSNVSFRGANLWILSCAILIASVGLNVNSTAVIIGAMLISPLMGPIVGAGFALATFNFSLLKKSMKNLLIATVVSLTVSSLYFYLSPFKDIQSELLARTSPNIYDVLIAFFGGIVGAVSITRVEKGNPIPGVAIATALMPPLCTAGFGIATGNWSFVAGAFYLYTINCFFICISTFLIIKFLKYQAVETTNKAFEKRIRYGISILIIVMIVPSCYLAYNLLNQKKYNQNVENFVNEEFSKKGYTVIYKKVDYNANPKSIELVFLSTKFDSTEIKKFNASLPDFGITNTHLVIKQNTSDLKKEILSEINLQKNNITEKDLQVNELKNELNLYKMDNPELVKEVKILFPEVQEVAIGKLQNYFTADSTSLETAFVYQSETKIDEEKLKAWLANRLKTNNIILFNTKRDDPIKKKN
- a CDS encoding FAD-dependent oxidoreductase — its product is MMIIQNKKIAIIGGGPGGLTLARLLQLQNADVHVYERDEHKDVRVQGATLDLHEESGLEALRRAGLIDAFKANYRPDAGKLKVVDKNLSLYLDEHHSGSAHEEDRPEIDRAPLRKMLLETLKPDTVVWDSQFLSMEKNGDGWVLYFKNGNSYYADIVIAADGANSKIRPYITDILPIYSGVTMVEGNIYNAEMNAPKLWKLVEGGKMFALDEGKTLLFSTKGDGTLTFYTGCNVDENWAKESGIDFNNKDQISEWFKKECGTWDESWQELFTTNESSFVVRPQYHYPLDQTWETLPNLTMLGDAAHRMPPYAGEGVNMAMQDAYELAECLTSGAFEDVKTAISHFEKQMQKRASKVTKITLDNTAMLHSQNAIENLLKMFDGK